One Anthonomus grandis grandis chromosome 15, icAntGran1.3, whole genome shotgun sequence DNA segment encodes these proteins:
- the LOC126745048 gene encoding 40S ribosomal protein S27-like: MPLAVDLLHPTPDSQRRAHKKKRLVQHPNSYFMDVKCPGCYAISTIFSHAQSAVPCKGCSTILCTSTGGKARLTEGCSFRRKQH, encoded by the coding sequence ATGCCTTTAGCAGTCGACTTATTGCACCCTACCCCCGACAGCCAAAGAAGGGCCCACAAAAAAAAGCGTTTGGTACAGCACCCGAACAGCTATTTTATGGACGTGAAGTGCCCCGGCTGCTACGCCATTTCTACCATCTTCTCACATGCCCAAAGTGCTGTACCATGCAAGGGATGTTCAACAATCTTGTGCACATCCACTGGAGGTAAAGCTAGGCTAACAGAAGGATGCAGTTTCAGACGTAAACAGCATTAA